The following coding sequences lie in one Cucurbita pepo subsp. pepo cultivar mu-cu-16 chromosome LG13, ASM280686v2, whole genome shotgun sequence genomic window:
- the LOC111808998 gene encoding protein LURP-one-related 4-like, with the protein MAKVYPQSAPSPSPSSSPSSSPLCSETETFTIWMKSLIYHTNGCTVFDSNGDIVYRVDNYDRKCSREVFLMDLRGKVLFTIRKKKFSFLRGWEGYRWIESERSMNPSFRVRKLYRSGSRKRNESICEISVGFERFSLVKMDGKLAFRIININGEVVAEAKRKVSSNGILLGDDVLSLNATSQIERSLIMALVTVYGLIRRQM; encoded by the exons atgGCCAAAGTGTACCCTCAATCAgcgccgtcgccgtcgccgtcgtcATCTCCGTCGTCTTCACCGCTCTGTTCCGAAACCGAAACCTTCACGATTTGGATGAAATCTCTGATTTACCACACAAATGGCTGCACCGTCTTCGACTCCAATGGCGACATCGTCTACAGAGTCGATAACTACGACAGGAAATGCAGCCGCGAAGTTTTTCTCATGGATCTAAGAGGAAAAGTTCTTTTCACCATCAGAAAAAAG AAATTCTCGTTTCTTCGAGGATGGGAGGGATACCGATGGATCGAATCAGAGAGAAGTATGAACCCTAGCTTTCGTGTGAGGAAATTGTACAGATCCGGATCGCGGAAGAGGAATGAATCGATCTGCGAAATTAGTGTGGGATTCGAGAGATTTTCATTGGTGAAAATGGACGGAAAACTCGCTTTTAGAATAATCAATATCAACGGAGAAGTAGTTGCAGAG GCGAAACGAAAAGTTTCAAGTAATGGAATTCTGTTGGGAGATGATGTTCTGAGTTTAAATGCAACCTCTCAGATTGAAAGATCTCTGATTATGGCATTGGTGACTGTTTATGGCTTAATCCGTCGCCAAATGTAa
- the LOC111808621 gene encoding protein LURP-one-related 4-like isoform X3 encodes MIKEGHKVSGKEDRIFCPKWLKVSFSSISLFFGGESACFPCMTADSNPETFTVWMKSLIMQGNGLTVFNGNGQIVYRIDNYDEKSSREVFLMDLRGKLLFTLRRKRIWFLCDWEGYKDGGVNTEEIKPFFRVKRVLKFISKKLRCDVKLCGGESRPSFGYRFEGIWGRTAFRILDSHGGLVAENRL; translated from the exons ATGATCAAGGAGGGCCATAAAGTATCTGGGAAAGAAGACAGAATCTTCTGTCCCAAATGGctaaaagtttcattttcttcaatttctctcttttttggtGGTGAATCTGCTTGTTTTCCTTGTATGACAGCTGATTCAAATCCAGAAACTTTCACTGTATGGATGAAGTCCCTTATCATGCAAGGAAATGGGCTTACTGTTTTCAATGGGAATGGTCAGATTGTTTATCGAATAGACAACTATGATGAAAAGAGCAGCAGGGAAGTCTTTTTGATGGATCTCAGAGGGAAACTTCTCTTTACGCTGCGTCGAAAG AGAATCTGGTTTCTATGTGATTGGGAAGGATATAAGGATGGTGGTGTAAATACAGAGGAAATAAAACCATTCTTTAGAGTGAAAAGGGTTCTCAAATTTATCAGTAAAAAGTTAAGATGTGATGTGAAATTATGTGGAGGAGAATCTCGGCCAAGTTTCGGATATAGGTTTGAAGGAATTTGGGGCAGAACAGCATTCAGAATATTGGACAGCCATGGCGGACTTGTTGCAGAG AACAGATTATGA
- the LOC111808621 gene encoding protein LURP-one-related 4-like isoform X1: protein MIKEGHKVSGKEDRIFCPKWLKVSFSSISLFFGGESACFPCMTADSNPETFTVWMKSLIMQGNGLTVFNGNGQIVYRIDNYDEKSSREVFLMDLRGKLLFTLRRKRIWFLCDWEGYKDGGVNTEEIKPFFRVKRVLKFISKKLRCDVKLCGGESRPSFGYRFEGIWGRTAFRILDSHGGLVAEAKRKQSLGVQLGEDVMSLVLIQTNLDHSLLMALVTVYLLIQHRI, encoded by the exons ATGATCAAGGAGGGCCATAAAGTATCTGGGAAAGAAGACAGAATCTTCTGTCCCAAATGGctaaaagtttcattttcttcaatttctctcttttttggtGGTGAATCTGCTTGTTTTCCTTGTATGACAGCTGATTCAAATCCAGAAACTTTCACTGTATGGATGAAGTCCCTTATCATGCAAGGAAATGGGCTTACTGTTTTCAATGGGAATGGTCAGATTGTTTATCGAATAGACAACTATGATGAAAAGAGCAGCAGGGAAGTCTTTTTGATGGATCTCAGAGGGAAACTTCTCTTTACGCTGCGTCGAAAG AGAATCTGGTTTCTATGTGATTGGGAAGGATATAAGGATGGTGGTGTAAATACAGAGGAAATAAAACCATTCTTTAGAGTGAAAAGGGTTCTCAAATTTATCAGTAAAAAGTTAAGATGTGATGTGAAATTATGTGGAGGAGAATCTCGGCCAAGTTTCGGATATAGGTTTGAAGGAATTTGGGGCAGAACAGCATTCAGAATATTGGACAGCCATGGCGGACTTGTTGCAGAG GCAAAGAGAAAACAATCTTTAGGAGTTCAATTGGGAGAAGATGTTATGAGTTTGGTCCTAATACAGACTAATTTGGATCATTCCCTACTCATGGCACTTGTGACTGTCTACCTATTGATTCAACATAGAATATGA
- the LOC111808621 gene encoding protein LURP-one-related 4-like isoform X2 translates to MIKEGHKVSGKEDRIFCPKWLKVSFSSISLFFGGESACFPCMTADSNPETFTVWMKSLIMQGNGLTVFNGNGQIVYRIDNYDEKSSREVFLMDLRGKLLFTLRRKRIWFLCDWEGYKDGGVNTEEIKPFFRVKRVLKFISKKLRCDVKLCGGESRPSFGYRFEGIWGRTAFRILDSHGGLVAEIMK, encoded by the exons ATGATCAAGGAGGGCCATAAAGTATCTGGGAAAGAAGACAGAATCTTCTGTCCCAAATGGctaaaagtttcattttcttcaatttctctcttttttggtGGTGAATCTGCTTGTTTTCCTTGTATGACAGCTGATTCAAATCCAGAAACTTTCACTGTATGGATGAAGTCCCTTATCATGCAAGGAAATGGGCTTACTGTTTTCAATGGGAATGGTCAGATTGTTTATCGAATAGACAACTATGATGAAAAGAGCAGCAGGGAAGTCTTTTTGATGGATCTCAGAGGGAAACTTCTCTTTACGCTGCGTCGAAAG AGAATCTGGTTTCTATGTGATTGGGAAGGATATAAGGATGGTGGTGTAAATACAGAGGAAATAAAACCATTCTTTAGAGTGAAAAGGGTTCTCAAATTTATCAGTAAAAAGTTAAGATGTGATGTGAAATTATGTGGAGGAGAATCTCGGCCAAGTTTCGGATATAGGTTTGAAGGAATTTGGGGCAGAACAGCATTCAGAATATTGGACAGCCATGGCGGACTTGTTGCAGAG ATTATGAAATGA